One genomic region from Panthera tigris isolate Pti1 chromosome D1, P.tigris_Pti1_mat1.1, whole genome shotgun sequence encodes:
- the LOC102970900 gene encoding follitropin subunit beta: protein MKSVQFCFLFCCWRVICCKSCELTNITITVEKEECRFCMSINATWCAGYCYTRDLVYKDPARPNNQKTCTFKELVYETVKVPGCAHQADSLYTYPVATECHCGKCDSDSTDCTVQGLGPSYCSFSEMKE from the exons ATGAAGTCAGTCcagttttgcttccttttctgttgCTGGAGAGTAATCTGCTGCAAGAGCTGTGAGCTGACAAACATCACCATCACAGTGGAAAAAGAGGAATGTCGCTTCTGCATGAGCATCAATGCCACTTGGTGTGCAGGCTACTGCTATACCCGG GATCTAGTGTACAAGGACCCAGCCAGGCCCAACAACCAGAAAACATGTACCTTCAAAGAGCTGGTGTACGAGACAGTGAAAGTGCCCGGCTGTGCTCACCAGGCAGATTCCCTGTATACATATCCAGTAGCCACTGAATGTCACTGTGGCAAGTGTGATAGTGACAGTACTGACTGCACCGTACAAGGCCTGGGGCCCAGCTACTGCTCCTTCagtgaaatgaaagaataa